From one Cupriavidus sp. P-10 genomic stretch:
- a CDS encoding 4Fe-4S dicluster domain-containing protein, with product MARLSIEGRQIEAPANCSILQAFLHAGETLVEGVGCMGQGVCGSCRVMVRRSGEQDVRTALACETLVEDGMQVAFLDYFTASERHVYRMEEVGESWEALRTISTVFPEAAHCRHCSGCDRACPKELAVQQGVQFAVEGKLSAASQVFDECVMCNLCTLACPEHIRPNHLGLFVRRMIAAQTLRPANLMLRLQQLESGAMTIDFDAPGAQPPR from the coding sequence ATGGCACGTTTGAGCATCGAGGGGCGGCAAATCGAGGCACCGGCAAACTGTTCCATCCTGCAGGCCTTCCTGCACGCAGGGGAGACGCTGGTTGAAGGCGTGGGCTGCATGGGCCAGGGCGTCTGCGGCTCGTGCCGGGTCATGGTGCGGCGCAGCGGCGAGCAGGATGTACGCACGGCGCTGGCCTGCGAGACGCTGGTCGAGGACGGCATGCAGGTCGCGTTCCTGGACTACTTCACGGCGTCGGAGCGGCACGTCTATCGCATGGAGGAGGTCGGCGAGAGCTGGGAAGCCTTGCGGACGATTTCCACGGTGTTCCCCGAGGCCGCCCATTGCCGCCACTGCAGCGGATGCGACCGCGCCTGTCCGAAGGAGCTGGCGGTCCAGCAGGGCGTGCAGTTCGCCGTGGAGGGCAAGCTCAGCGCCGCCAGCCAGGTCTTCGACGAATGTGTCATGTGCAACCTCTGCACGCTGGCCTGCCCCGAGCATATCCGCCCCAACCATCTCGGCCTGTTCGTGCGGCGCATGATCGCGGCCCAGACGCTGCGGCCCGCCAATCTCATGCTGCGCCTGCAACAGCTCGAAAGCGGCGCGATGACGATCGACTTTGACGCACCAGGCGCGCAGCCGCCGCGCTGA